The genomic stretch TTTGATGTTGTCAGCTACCATTCAGTCACAAACTGCTGTACTCATTGCTGTTCTCACGATTTAGTCATCACTGTCAGATGGATGTGCACTCTTCTAGTCCATCGAAGAAACCATTCCTGCCTCCAGAATTTGAAAGTCCACCTAAGCAAAATAAGGCAAAATAAGAGGGTTATAATATATCTACAGTTATGATTATATGTTCTTTATTTAGGTGGTGGAGTTCCATGTTTTTTATGTCCCAAAAGAAGTGTGGAACTTCAAGCTGAATACGGTTCCTGTAGCTCTTACTAGCAAATTCATCTCAGCTGGATTTATAAGGTGGGTATAGTCTTAGGCTTCATGTACATGGTAGGTCCTTTACGTTGTCCTTTAATAATTTAGTTGAGCTGTTGCTCTGTGAAGCACAGTTGCGTCTGTTAGAAGAGACTTGTTCTTTAATAATTTCTGGAGGGTAAGTGATGCCCATGACGTGTTAGGTTTATTTGGATTTGTATCAGGCTTACCTCCATTGCAGCCCTTGGTGTAAACCATTGAAACGTACTTCCAGAGCAGTGCTAGTATTTCTGCAGAATAATTTATGTTGTTAAATCACAGTCTTACATTCTTTCTGTCTACTTGAGCCTGCTTGTCTTGAGTTCTTTTTGGGTATGCACCAGCCTGAAGACAGAATGGCTTGATGAAGACAGGATAGCCTGTCAGTTCCCAGGAACAGGGATATGACGATCTGAGCTCTCTCAGTCCAAATAAAAAGCTTGAGCCATGTTTCTCAAGGGGAAACATCACATCCCGCACAACTACCAGCacatcttctttcttcttcagtggCATTTCTGAAAGATTGCACACAACACCATGTGCCATGTGTGCTTTCAAGTAGCTGTTTAGAGGAATTAGTGAAAGAATACCCCATATCCTAGGCCCAAACCTGGTgcaaagagctgcagctgtAATCTTTCACAGCTTTGAAAGTTTGTTTTGTACCCCTAAACACTTTACTCACAAATTCTGTGTGTATCTAGTGTGGTAACAAGTTGTagaaaaaatcaaataatgTAAAGATGAGTATTGAGGCAGAGCTTTTACATACACCTTGTCTTCTCCTGAGCAAAACCTGACAATTTAGCTTAAACTACAGGGAATATGGGTTTTAACTACTTTAAATTAGGGTTACATTGTCCACTTAATACGCTGTGTAGCTGAAAAGATTGACAGCAGTCAGGTATGAGCATGTGGGGCAGAATGTATTCATTCTCACAGCTTCTTTTGTTGAAAGGCTGCTCAAAACCAGAGGAAATAAGTGTATGtatctgttttgtttgctgttctaGTCTCCAGCAGAGGTGCAAAATGCCTACAGCTGGAGTGGTAACTTCAGATCATTTCGTATGATTGCACATCTGTCACTGCCCTCTGTTCTCTAGTGTAAATTTATTTCCCTGAGGCTCAATTCTGAGGCATCAACTTAAATTAGGTGGGTTTATATCTGATGGGGTATTTGTTGCTTTCTAATGAGTTTTAAATAATTGCTAGTTAATTATTCTATGGATACTGAGCAATGCTGCAGTACATTGCATTAGTAATAACTAGTACCTGGCCATTGTATCactgtctttaaaaacaaaattatttaaaaaaacttaCTATGGAGAGGGGGAGAGAACAGCCTTGCTGGCACAAATGCTGTTTGGACATTGTTGATAGCACTGTCCAGTCAGCTTGACAATCCTAGTACTGTCTGAGTCAGCTTAACAAAGGATTCCTAGGTCTAAGTACAGGCCACTTCCATTAACTGTGAAATTAGAGGAAAGTATTAAGTGTGTAATTGTCTATGGCCCTGAGCTCTTGTTCCCATGAACCTGATTTCTCAGCCTCTGTgatcttttatttattcctcATTCCTCACCACAGAAGCCATACGTTTGCTGTTTCTAGATGAGATGGCTGCAATGAACTCTAGTTTGCATTATCTTTAAAGGAGCACCCTGAAGCAAAGGACTAGTCTTCTGCTAGCCAGTGGCAGAGAGTAAGAAATATATCATAATATGCTCCTAGGAgttgcaaaggaaaataatttgcagaTAAATTGCTGTCCTATATCTGAGGTTCTATGTACCTAGATAGTTTTCTCACAGGGTACATTGTAGTTACTTAGATGTTTTCCCTGCTGTTCATAAAAGCTTAAAGATTTCCGTGCTGTTTTGGACAGGCATTATCAATGAAGGATGTGCGGTGATAGAATTGGCTCTGAAAGAGCTTGCGTTTATTGGGTTTTGGAAGACCATTGAAGGAGTATGTCTTCTCTGAGACATCAGCTTGAAGGAAGGATAGTGCATGAGAGATACTTGAATTACAGATTATATGTGGTCTTACGTAAGACCCTGGAAGGGTGTGTATTGAATTATGTATCTATCACATATTTCTTTATGCATTTGAAATAATCAACATTAGGGCTAATATCTGCAGCAAGTGtgggcaaaaaaatggctgGGGAAGAAATAAACAGGAGCTAAATGTAGAGGGAGGCACCAAGCAGTGTGGAATCAATGTGTCCTCTCTGCAAACTTTGGTTTCCTCTGTTGCATGCCTGTGCTACAAGGCAGATTTATCACCTTGGGAAGATGCTCTAAGTCCAAGGTGTTTTAAATCGTGCAAGGGAAGCATTGTAGCCCAttgaaatactgtgtttatGATATGAAACTGGTGGTAGTTTTACATACATAGGgtgtgaaatgaaagcaaatccGTCTGTTTGAAAGTGGAAACAAACCCTAACAAGTTAAAGTTGAAGACCTAAGTTGAAGGGATGGCATGTTCTTGTCCATACTGTTTAGTGAGAATAGCATGTGCTATCCCCCTAAGCTATGTCTGTGCATTGCTTGAAGAGTGATAGCTGCCTGAGCCAAAATCATGCCTAGGTATTATACTAACAATCAGCATGGATGATTAACAGTCTCATGCCTGAATTTGTTCCCTAGTTTATGACAGGAGCAATTAGAATTGCTTCTGATATCCTAGAGAGCTTTTGCGTGCCTCTTGCacatttggttttattctgtgGAGCTTTTTATTCTACAGTAATTTTTATACTGAGCTCATTACTTTAATATTTGCATGGTTTCTAGTAGTACATTAAATGATGCAATTCATATTTGCATCAGCTCTCTCATCCTCAAACTATGGTGGAAATGTTCACACTgcagtgtttggttttgatttaaaatgcGTTTGCATGTACACATGCACACGCCCAACTGTAAATTTGTGTTGGAgaagacaaaatgaaagaacTGTGCCTGCTACTTAAAGTGGACAGTAATGTAGTCTTCTCTAGCCCTTAGTGCCTGAAGGGGTATGTTCTACAGTCCTAGGCTGGTCCAATGAAACATCACCTATATGGAAACACATGATTGTAGTTTCTAATGTTTCTGTTGCAGATGAGCAAGAGCATTCTGAAGGAGCAGTTTTCAAATTTCAGCTATTTCCATATTATCCCTTTCTATGGGTTCCTAAAATATGAATATTGCTAGTTAATGTCATGACGGCCTTTGTAATACAGTCTACCATAACATGGTATGATGTTCTGACTCTAGCACACCAAGACTTTCTGGCCTATATGTAGTTGGACAGTAGGCAGTTCTAGGACATAGTTCCCATTTTTGGTCATTCTGTCCATGCAAGCCAGTATGTATATAGCATTATCTTCCCCCTCTTACTAACTAGCCATCATTATTTGATCTTACAGATGTATTAATGAATAACAACATTCTAGGGTATCTCCTCACATCACATTAAGAGTGCTGCGCGAGAAGCTTGGAGAGTACCTGGGTGGAGTTTCAGCTGCAgataaattcagatttttaaaatgcattggGAAAAGACTAGCAGTGGTAagttaatacttttttttctttaatgctctTTTGTTTTACAATGTCAACCACAGATTTCATTCCTGCAGATTAGATAAACAAGATACATAAAAAGGAGAGAACCTCAGGAGCACTgttagcatttcttttttttaaacatgctgGAGTTCTTGTAAGAACACATCTACTTCTCCAAATACAAAGGCACAGCTGGACAGGTATATTAGAAACGCCCTTTAAACCATCATATGTAATTAGCTGCCATCCAGTGAAAACATGCTAGTTTTGATAAGTCAGTGGATTAAATATGACAAATCttgttgcatttaaaaaaatccccttAAGGTCATTATTACCAGTACATGTTTGGGAAGATGGAAGTTGAAGAATTTACAAGGGAAGCTGAGTAAGTCAGAGTTCCTCTAATGGTTCCTGCTGTGACCTGCCCAAAAGCCTTTAAAAGATGAGTCTCTGGATGTACATGTGTTCCACTAATTAGTCTAGTAGTACAGCCTGAGATGCATGTAATCAAACCCCAAAATTTCTGAATCATAGCTATTCCTCACGTTGATTCTCTGGATATTTATACCTTACAAACTATAGCTAAAGATTAAATACCCTTGAAAATCAGTCCAACTGGAAGTTTCTTCTTGTAACACACAAAGACTTATGTCATGTGTGCAAGTATAGAAtacttctttctcctctcattTCACCTGTCTCTCATGGACCTGTAAATTAATGCCAGGCTGGAAATTTGGTGTCATTCTTTTAGTTACCACTAAAATTACTCACACAGAAGACTAGAGTAGATATCAAGTAATATGCAAAAAATAGGTggaaaacataaggaaaaacTTAAAGACTGGGACACAATCTGAATCTGAAAATGTGCATGTCTTCAAAGAATTCAGGTCTTTTAAACTGGATGACCGTAAGTAAGATggtgtattttctttcccactGATAGTTCTGAGATAAATGGagaaatttcatagaatcatagaatcatagaatagttagggctggaaaggacctcaagatcatccagttccaacccccctgccatgggcagggacacctcacactaaaccatcccacacaaggcttcatccaacctggctttgaacaccgccagggatggagcactcacaaccttcctgggcaaccgattccattgtctcaccaccctcacaggaaagaatttcctccttatatccaatctaaacttcccctgtttaagttttaacccgttaccccttgtcctgtcactacagtccctgacgaagagtccctccccagcatccctataggcccccttcagatactggaaggctgcttttaGAATGTCAGTGaattagtaaaatattttactttaataGAGAATTAAAGATACTGGTAGATACAAGTGAAGATTTTTAGTGATGAATTAGACATACAATTTTAAGTTGGTGTATTTACTGTTGCTTGATGTTTAACATTATAACAaagtgtgtcgtggtttaaacccagccatacagctcgttcactcactccccccgcttcttgcccttcccctgctgctggagggatggggagaactgaaagaatgcaactcccacgggttgagataagaacagtcgaGTAACTAagttataacacaaatcactgctgctaccaccaatgataataatgataaaggaaataacaaatgaagaaaatacaacctcaccacccactgactgataacttgcccccccccccccccccgaacccgACTGAGCACCGAcggatacctagtccaaccctgcagtccctagcccttcctggtaactcccagttacatcctgggcatgacatgctgtggtatggaatacctctttggtcagtttgggtcaggtgtcctgtctctgcttcctcccggcttcccctcccccctggcagagcatgaggctcagaaagtccttggtcagaccaaacatttgagcagcaactaaaaacatcggtgttatcagtgctgttcccaggccaaaagtcaaaacacagcactgcagctactaagaaggagaaaaatgactgctattgctgaagccaggacaaagtggaAAGCAATAAACCAACTAACTGGCTTATTTGTTATTTAGGGTCATGGTAACCTCATTGAATCATATCTCCATGATCAAATATTTGTTGACTGGTTTCTTACCCCCCAGTCTTCTGTTTCACAACAGTAACAATGTAAGCAATACTAACAGCTGTACCCAACTTGCAAGTAAGGGTCtttaagtgaaaaagaaatgtaaaccaACATCATGTTCATTTGCTCTCATTTTTCTTGCATGTAGCACATGTCTCTAATAATGGCATTGCCTGGCCATTACTAAGAATAAAATTAGGCACCATGTTTAGTtcaatttcattatttaaatgtaagcacagattttattaattttttttttttatttatttattttttgcagcTCATCTTATAAATTTACATTGATTATCTTAGAATTTGTTTTTAGGACACTGTTGAAATCTGAAAGGGTGTTTCTATCATATGAAGAGTATAAATAGAttgtatagatttttttttctacatgcaTTAAATAATTTGCAGTATTAGGTGAATAGAGAAAATTATGTGAGAGTCAGCATTTCTAGTCAGATTCATCTTGAAGCAACTACTGGTAAAGAAAGTCAAAGACTTTCTTTTGCTGTGACTGTTGGATCAGCTTCCTTGAACCATAAGAGAAAGTGCAAAATATATTCAGTACATCCATGCACTCTTGTAGGTCTGAGattttgaaaaacacaaaataaagttTCAGTACTATGTCAGAAAATACAATAGTAGTCTGTGTTCCTTCCTCCCCATGAGGCCATTACAGAAGATAAATAGTGCTGGTTCTGAAAAAATATAGTATGTAAAGAGGATGATAGAATAAAGAAATTCAGTGATATGCAACACTGTtgataaaaaagtattttattggTTACACTTCCATACTTTACCTTCCAAggtgaaagcaaaacaagaaacagaacTGGAACTGAAGTCGTTTGCTCCACCTTACGTATGTATTGAATGGCTTTTAAGGTATCatttttcagtaactttttACATTGTACATTTCATCTCATGTCTGAATATACTGCATATTTTAGGCACTTTATCCTGAATTATATTTATTACCTGAAGTGGAATACTTTGAAGGTGTTTATCCATTATCAGCATCAACTCAACAAAGACATCACTTTAATGGAGAAGCTAATAGGTTTGATCATAAATCAGGATTATCCAGTCTTCCCCaacaaaaacctgaaacaagcaaacaatttTTAGAAAGCATACAAAGCAGTCATCAGctagaaaataaagaagtgcACGGTCCTGTGGAATGGGGTGAGAAAGAACCTGTTCCAGTTTTGCACACAAATAATAAGCAAGACCATAACaacagaattaaagaaaatcatATACAGCTTAGAGAAGAAGGTAAGTTTAACCAATGTAGTGAAGGAGGATGATGAAGGAGAAGCATAAATATTATGGTTAACATTTgcaataaaataacatttctgttttctaatatCAATTATTATGCAGATCAAAATGGATCCAGTGGATCTCTCATCACACCAAATCAGTCAAATCCTGCAGATGACTTGGAGTCTGGAAGGAGTGATATGGTATTACAGACCTCTCAGCAAAATCATCTTAGCCAAGACCAAAAAGAGCGTAACACTCCTAAGTGGAATGACGAAGCCAAAGGAACCACTCTTATTCTTCATGTAAACCACAGTGATaaacaaagccagaaaaatcaaacaccccaaaatcacatCAAGTACCAAAAGGGTACAACTGTTTATTGTCATCCTTCTGCTAAAGCATGTGTTTAGAAAGTTGGCAGAGTAAAGCTTAAAGAAATCTATAGTTAAAGCATGGGTTGCAAAATTGCAGAAcaatattctgatttttaaaataataatgtcTTTCAAAGAGCTATAGTTTTAAATTGggtaagtcatagaatcatagagtagttagggttggaaaggaccttaagatcatcaagttccaacccccctgccatgggcagggacacctcccactaaaccatgtcacccaaggctgcatccaacctggccttgaacaccaccagggatggagcattcacagcttccctgggcaacccattccagtgcctcaccaccctaacagtaaagaacttcttccttatatccaatataaatgTCCCCTGTTGaaattttaacctgttaccccttgtcctgtcactacagtccttctTTATCACTGTGTATTGATATAGGGAAACACCACTATAATTGATACATTTGTctaattatattaatataataagTAACGTAATAATATTACTTAAATGACTTCTATTCTTTGAGAAGTGTGTGGAGAGTttattagaaaatgtttttatggaTGAATTATCAGTAATTTCAGTTTCCAATCATAACCTGTTAAAAATAGCTCTATCCATCATCACATTAACTCATATTATGTGTGAAACTGCTTAATACACAAATCTATATATGTAAAGGTATAACTGAAAAGTTTTCCATAACTTTATTTTGAATGATGAAGGATATAGGATTTTGTAGTAGTAAAGGTAAAGTCTgtcagcaattttatttttaaatatttattgtatatattttaaagcaaaaagcatttattccttaacatttaaattcaaaacattttgctcTCCCTTTCTATGCTGGCTCCAATCTATAGGGGTTCTTCAGTCTCTAAAAGGCAGAAAGCATTAGATAAGGAATTGGTGTAGGGAAGGTGAAATAACTGAGTGGTTTCCTTATCTGTCATAATGTTTCTTGTACTGGTTACCACGACTAATTACATACAAATTCTCCAAACAAAAGCaccttggttttatttttattttttttccttccctttatttctttcttctgttattcacccagttccaaaccccagAGATAACATTATTTATTGGATCAATTCACTGAATTTCTAATACAGGTTGGAAAGCCCAGGCATTGACAGTCAAAACATCTTGAATTTTATGAGTGTAATCTATATATTTTGATCATCACTATCCTGTCACAGAGCTAACAAACATGGATAATAATGACCACTTAAAAGATACCGAACTAAGAAAAGACAGGACACAGGATGCTGGAATTCTTAAAATAGTGGAAGACCAAGCCACAGAATATGCATGCAAAAAACAAAGGTTAGTAAATAATGATTTTGCTAAAACACTGGATAATATTAATTCATAACCAGACTTCAgataaatgaaggaaaatggggtggtggtggtggaattCATTACACAAATTTTCACTTGCTGCTTTGATTTAATTTTAGCTTGTTGCAGTACAGAACTAGTAAGTCTACAGCTGATCCTGGTGAAAAACTGGATTATCAGGTATGTTTGCAAGGTAACATATTCTTAGTAATATTGAGCAATAAACATAGTCCTCCATCTAGACATATTTTATAAGAGAGGTAACTTACTAGAGATAATAAATTTTCAAATGTAGATTTAAGAGTAATTGAGAAAAGTCAATTCATGCACTGCTCCTTTTTGGTAAAGAAAAGTCAACTATATTTCTCAACAATGAAATCATCAGAAGTTATACCTCTAGTCATAATTTAACAGGAACTACATATACAATAACTATTTCAGTCTTATCAATGGTAGCCTGTTATTCCTCGTCTTGCATGGGAGTGTCAATGACTTGTGGGGTTGTGGACATGGACAAGAACAATTAGCCATAGTCTATGTTTTTGTCAGCATGTTCTCTGTGGTGCAAATGTTCagtgttctggttttatttgcagAGGTCCATCTGTTTGTAATTTAGTAATCATTTGTACTGGTAGCAGAATAAAAAAGCTTACATGCAGAATTCAAATTCATCCCTCATGTTCAGTCAGACCACTTTCAGAGCATATGTCTAATGGAGCTATTCAGGATTATGGGTTATGTACTTACAGTTGTGTCTTTTGACTCTAGGCTggtgaaaacaagcaaaatccTCTTAATTGTACAAAAGAA from Lathamus discolor isolate bLatDis1 chromosome 3, bLatDis1.hap1, whole genome shotgun sequence encodes the following:
- the SPATA1 gene encoding spermatogenesis-associated protein 1 isoform X1; its protein translation is MEEDASPKKEIKGKGTATIPGTPASGYPGGCRKREGEAGPARAELRGGGCGRRGGCAAARTPARPDGAAGCNLRWGEVVEFHVFYVPKEVWNFKLNTVPVALTSKFISAGFIRVSPHITLRVLREKLGEYLGGVSAADKFRFLKCIGKRLAVVKAKQETELELKSFAPPYALYPELYLLPEVEYFEGVYPLSASTQQRHHFNGEANRFDHKSGLSSLPQQKPETSKQFLESIQSSHQLENKEVHGPVEWGEKEPVPVLHTNNKQDHNNRIKENHIQLREEDQNGSSGSLITPNQSNPADDLESGRSDMVLQTSQQNHLSQDQKERNTPKWNDEAKGTTLILHVNHSDKQSQKNQTPQNHIKYQKELTNMDNNDHLKDTELRKDRTQDAGILKIVEDQATEYACKKQSLLQYRTSKSTADPGEKLDYQAGENKQNPLNCTKEYISPPNLPFLPFSVNPDQVPAIQTAKNKMVEQLQQMEKDRMHMEKNREELIRKVKGLLEQHKLKRYHVREEWKKQYFETKKATVPLEDALNKLQQDLEFYHQKLLLQLEARDSRKRPNNMTNSKNYTIIQITTVQHELDLLRRKLHDTKMKLVTLIKMRKQAASDLQVLRAELTQKKIHSALIRRSRK
- the SPATA1 gene encoding spermatogenesis-associated protein 1 isoform X3, coding for MSFIYEVVEFHVFYVPKEVWNFKLNTVPVALTSKFISAGFIRVSPHITLRVLREKLGEYLGGVSAADKFRFLKCIGKRLAVVKAKQETELELKSFAPPYALYPELYLLPEVEYFEGVYPLSASTQQRHHFNGEANRFDHKSGLSSLPQQKPETSKQFLESIQSSHQLENKEVHGPVEWGEKEPVPVLHTNNKQDHNNRIKENHIQLREEDQNGSSGSLITPNQSNPADDLESGRSDMVLQTSQQNHLSQDQKERNTPKWNDEAKGTTLILHVNHSDKQSQKNQTPQNHIKYQKELTNMDNNDHLKDTELRKDRTQDAGILKIVEDQATEYACKKQSLLQYRTSKSTADPGEKLDYQAGENKQNPLNCTKEYISPPNLPFLPFSVNPDQVPAIQTAKNKMVEQLQQMEKDRMHMEKNREELIRKVKGLLEQHKLKRYHVREEWKKQYFETKKATVPLEDALNKLQQDLEFYHQKLLLQLEARDSRKRPNNMTNSKNYTIIQITTVQHELDLLRRKLHDTKMKLVTLIKMRKQAASDLQVLRAELTQKKIHSALIRRSRK
- the SPATA1 gene encoding spermatogenesis-associated protein 1 isoform X2; the protein is MSFSQRRPQTSQVVEFHVFYVPKEVWNFKLNTVPVALTSKFISAGFIRVSPHITLRVLREKLGEYLGGVSAADKFRFLKCIGKRLAVVKAKQETELELKSFAPPYALYPELYLLPEVEYFEGVYPLSASTQQRHHFNGEANRFDHKSGLSSLPQQKPETSKQFLESIQSSHQLENKEVHGPVEWGEKEPVPVLHTNNKQDHNNRIKENHIQLREEDQNGSSGSLITPNQSNPADDLESGRSDMVLQTSQQNHLSQDQKERNTPKWNDEAKGTTLILHVNHSDKQSQKNQTPQNHIKYQKELTNMDNNDHLKDTELRKDRTQDAGILKIVEDQATEYACKKQSLLQYRTSKSTADPGEKLDYQAGENKQNPLNCTKEYISPPNLPFLPFSVNPDQVPAIQTAKNKMVEQLQQMEKDRMHMEKNREELIRKVKGLLEQHKLKRYHVREEWKKQYFETKKATVPLEDALNKLQQDLEFYHQKLLLQLEARDSRKRPNNMTNSKNYTIIQITTVQHELDLLRRKLHDTKMKLVTLIKMRKQAASDLQVLRAELTQKKIHSALIRRSRK